AATACAGGACGAGGCATCAAGCGTTGTTTGGGGAATGCCCGGAGCAATTGCCAAAGAAGGCTTCCAAGACGGTATCTATTCAAGCTATGACATTGCAAAGCAGATTATAAAAATTTGCAGGAGGGATTTATAATGGCATTGCAAAGTCAGGATTTTGAATATTTCAGTAATCTGATAAAAGAAAAATCAGGCATATTCCTAACCAAGGATAAAGACTATCTGCTCGAAAGCAGGCTTCACCCGATAGTGCAAAAATACGGTCTTGGCAGTTTAAACCAGCTTGCGGTATATTGCCGTGAAAATAAAGAAGGCTCATTGTTCGAGGAAATAGTTGAGGCGATGACCACTAATGAATCGCTGTTCTTCAGAGATAAAAAACCGTTTGATTGCCTCAAAGATATAATAATACCGAGGATAATAGGCAAGTGTCCCGACAAAAGGCATATCAGGATATGGTCGGCGGCATGTTCTACGGGGCAGGAGCCTTATTCTATCGCCATGACTATAATGGAAGATCCGCTATTAGCTTCTCTTACATTTGAAATACTGGCAACCGATGTTGACAGGAATGTAATTGATAAAGCTCAAGCGGGTAAATATTCCCAGTTCGAAGTGCAAAGGGGCGTTCCTATTCATTATCTTATAAAATATTTTACGCAAGAAGGTGAAGACTGGTGTGTTAAGGACGTTTTAAAGCAGCGGATAAAATTCACAAAATTCAACCTCCTTGACAAGCCGAATTTCAGTTCAAAGTTCGATATCATATTCTGCCGTAATGTACTTATCTATTTTGATGCACAGACAAAAACAAATATTATAATGAACATGGAAAGTGCGTTAGAACCACACGGTGCATTGTTACTAGGTTGCTCAGAAAACGTTTTCGGTATAGATGGAACGGGCTTTTCCAACTTAAAGAACGGGGAAGGCGGTCTAATATCGGGTGTGTTTGTTACGGATAAATAGTTTTAGTGCTATACGGATGATAGCTATTATAAAAAAGTTTAACAAAAAAATCCTTATAAAATAGTCGCATAAAAATTAATTATAAAAAAATATAAAAAAATGTATTTTACCGCTTGACTTATATCTGCGTGAGTCGTATAACACCCCTCCCGATGATACATAACGGATTTTAAAAAAATAAAAATTCAATATGCTTTTCGTCGGTGGATGTTTGAAATTGTGAATAGGTTTTGACGTATAATAACTGCAAATTTGTATGAGTTAAATGTTGACAGATGCAAGTTTAGTTCTATATACGACATCGTAATAATAAAAAATTTATGTAAGTAAATTAAGGGCGTTTGATGGATGCCTTGGCGAATACAGGCGATGAAAGACGTAATACGCTGCGATAAGCTACGGGGAGGTGCGAATAACCTTTGATCCGTAGATCTCTGAATGGGGCAACCCACAGCTTTAAGCTGTATTGCCGACTGAATAAATAGGTCGGTGAAGCAAACCTAGGGAACTGAAATATCTAAGTACCTAGAGGAAAAGAAATCAACCGAGATTCCGTTAGTAGTGACGAGCGAACGCGGACCAGGCCAGTTGCATTAGTTTAAAAACCGGAAGTCTCTGGAAAGTGACGCCATAGTGGGTGATAGCCCCGTATGGGTAAGTTAAATTAGTGTACTTGAGTAGGGCGGGACACGTGAAATCCTGTCTGAATATGGGGGGACCACCCTCCAAGCCTAAATACTCGTATTCGACCGATAGTGAACTAGTACCGTGAGGGAAAGGTGAAAAGTACCCCGATAAGGGGAGTGAAATAGTACCTGAAATCAAACGCTTACAAGCAGTCGGAGCATCTTTATGATGTGACGGCGTACCTTTTGTATAATGGGTCAGCGACTTAATGTATTATGCAAGCTTAAACCGTTAGGTGTAGGCGTAGCGAAAGCAAGTCTTAATAGGGCGCTTTAGTATGATGCATTAGACTCGAAACCGGGTGATCTAGCCATGAGCAGGTTGAAGGTGAAGTAACATTCACTGGAGGACCGAACCCACGTCTGTTGAAAAAGACGGGGATGACTTGTGGCTAGGGGTGAAAGGCCAATCAAACTCGGATATAGCTGGTTCTCCGCGAAAACTATTTAGGTAGTGCGTCGTGTGTTTACC
The window above is part of the Alphaproteobacteria bacterium CG11_big_fil_rev_8_21_14_0_20_39_49 genome. Proteins encoded here:
- a CDS encoding chemotaxis protein CheR, producing the protein MALQSQDFEYFSNLIKEKSGIFLTKDKDYLLESRLHPIVQKYGLGSLNQLAVYCRENKEGSLFEEIVEAMTTNESLFFRDKKPFDCLKDIIIPRIIGKCPDKRHIRIWSAACSTGQEPYSIAMTIMEDPLLASLTFEILATDVDRNVIDKAQAGKYSQFEVQRGVPIHYLIKYFTQEGEDWCVKDVLKQRIKFTKFNLLDKPNFSSKFDIIFCRNVLIYFDAQTKTNIIMNMESALEPHGALLLGCSENVFGIDGTGFSNLKNGEGGLISGVFVTDK